A segment of the Leptospira perdikensis genome:
AAACACAAAACATTTAAAAATGCAATAGAAATGGCAGAATTTATTTGTAGTTTAAAGGATAATCATTTTAATAAAGATTCAACTGTTATACGAGAATTTCCTGATTTTATAATTGTCTCTTCTGAAATAAATGAAAAGATAATTGAAATAAAAGGTAACTGCAAACCTAAAGAAAAGGATAATTCTTCCTGGATTGGAAGTTTTAAAGGTTTTGAAAATTTCCAAAAAAATTTTAATAATAAAGAAATCAAAAAATCAATTGATGAAAATTTCCATTATTCCTTCAATAAAGTTATAGAAAATGATGAAATTTCTGATGTAGGTGGTAACTTAGTTACGATAATCTGTGATCGAAAAGGATTTCGATATCAACCCTATTTGCAATTAACGAGCCCAAATTATATTGTGGAACCACCTATTCCATCAAAAGATGATCCAAATTGGGCGACTATTCAGTGGGGCTCTGATGTGACAGGTGGTTTTGGTTTTACGACAGTAACACCAGTAGAATTCTCAATGAATAGTTTTGGAATTTATTATTTCCAAGGAAAATTCGGATTTCTTTTTTATTGCGATATAGAAAATGATCGATGTGAAAAATTAACTGCATGTGCTTCGAATGTAGAGGAATTTATAAATATTCTATTTGAAGAAACAAAAATTAATTTCGAGTATTGTGGATCACTAAGTTAGTTAACAATATAATTTTAGTCAATATTTTCACTTCGCATAACAGCATCTTCCCGCTACGTTTCGGGACGAGCCCTCACTCGGCCTGCGGCAAATTTTCCGCTCCCCTAACGCCTTCTACGAAGGCTCAGGGCGGAAAACTTCGGGAAGACTAGTTCGTTATACGCAAGCCAGAAAAAACCTTTTGGTGAAGGTAAAAAATTAGAGGAAAAGCTCCAAAATACAGTCAAATATATGTATTGACATACATATCATTTGGATATAAGATCTAAGTGTGGAATTTGAATGGGATTCTAAGAAAAATCAAGATAATCTAGAGAAACATGGCGTAGACTTTTATACTGCCCAACTTGCTTTTCTTGATAAAAATAGAATTATTACAAAAGACATTTTGCATTCTACTGAAACAGAAGAACGATTCTTCTGTTTTGGTTTAGTTTCAGATGGAATTATCACTGTTCGGTTTACCTTAAGAGGGAAAAACATTAGAATCTATGGGGCTGGATTCTGGAGAGAGGGAAAGAAACTGTATGAAAAAGAAAACAAACTACACTAAAACTCCTAATGATATCGCGAAAGCTATCAATTCTTCTATGGTTATCAATGATTTCTTACCTCCTCCGGATAAGTTGATTACAAAAGAGGATAATTCAAAAGTTACCATTTTATTGAGTAAAAAAAGTATTAGCTTTTTCAAAGCTCAATCTAAA
Coding sequences within it:
- a CDS encoding BrnT family toxin, whose amino-acid sequence is MEFEWDSKKNQDNLEKHGVDFYTAQLAFLDKNRIITKDILHSTETEERFFCFGLVSDGIITVRFTLRGKNIRIYGAGFWREGKKLYEKENKLH
- a CDS encoding CopG family transcriptional regulator encodes the protein MKKKTNYTKTPNDIAKAINSSMVINDFLPPPDKLITKEDNSKVTILLSKKSISFFKAQSKKSGVPYQSMIKKVLDLYADRFAHK